A stretch of the Archangium violaceum genome encodes the following:
- a CDS encoding bifunctional serine/threonine-protein kinase/formylglycine-generating enzyme family protein, which translates to MGPPDANEEGTGGLGGPGRPEDRTQTIAGPAPKAALARPKPGPAWTPPTEFNEFRLERLLGRGGMGIVYLAHDTSLGRPVAVKFIAPGQPEPQVRAYFETEARAIARLQHPNVVTVFRVGSVGEHPYIVSEYVVGRSLSELPHPLPWRRALTIGVGLARGLAAAHRQGVLHRDIKPSNALVTADGEVKLLDFGLAEQFDPSESSRPPGTHEPAGTPNYMAPELLLGVPASPQSDIYSLGLTLYKLCTGHLPSRPSPKGAAVSALEQEKALSRGLGGDIDADFAALILRCLAPDPAERFASADQLREDLERLEQRHASTPLAAGNPYRGLAPFEAEHRALFFGRDADIRAVLERLRHQSLALVAGDSGVGKSSLCRAGVLPRVSASAVDEGREIYTVTLYPGHRPLQALAAALAPLLGRREAEVVTALTDTPAWLGQALREAYSGKRGLLLFVDQLEELITLAEPVQALRFAAVLGELALPSAGVRVLLAVRGDFLTRVCALPGLGDEAERALYILRPMSPEGVREAIVGPARSRGVVFESRELIQTLVDSTANGAGSLPLLQFALAELWERHNPAHGRITRAALDEMGGVAGALSRHADGVLARLSPAEQQAARRLLLQLVTAEGTRGERSEEELVAASDADSRAALHALIEGRLLHARSTGGKARYGIAHDSLITSWGTLRNWLDDDIGHRAVRQRVEVASAEWERLGRARDALWGQRQLDETRPLDSTTLGPREHAFLQASRRALSFQRWGQTAALLLGVLALAALYGGLRLQAYLEDARFVADAMDTARKALAEGRTLGQEARARREEALALFDGRAPPSSGPDNPPGPHDLRPTAERRWDEALGLLEKSDAAHLRATMFLERALERERGHAEARRLLLEVTHERMLLAEHFHQQRILDEQGQRLEQLLEGADDGSEWRRRLSAPAELQLVTSPPGARVRLERYVPDERGVLRPQYVQELGQTPITRALLPAGSYLLHITAPGHAPVDLPLLLTRGETERRHLELPTRVPPGYVYIPPGCFLQGTAKPEELREFMSSAPLHRTCLNEAYLIGRTEVTFGDWVTYLDTLPPNAAARRILEQPHFSHARAITLRHQPGTGWVFSFHRSREGVLSARDGEPFRYPDRTRRDTADWRQFPLSGVSAEDLAGYFYWLDHSGRLPGARLCSEFEWERAARGADGREYPHGERLLPDDANIDVTYARQPMAYGPDMVGSHPISTSPFGLVDMTGNAYELTRPVTPDLGRIVLRGGGWYYDIIMALAANRSAGDPTQRDPEIGVRVCASVSSR; encoded by the coding sequence ATGGGTCCGCCAGACGCGAATGAGGAGGGAACGGGGGGGCTCGGGGGCCCGGGTCGTCCGGAGGATCGAACCCAGACAATCGCCGGGCCCGCTCCGAAGGCCGCTCTCGCGCGCCCGAAGCCCGGTCCCGCCTGGACTCCTCCCACCGAGTTCAACGAGTTCCGCCTGGAGCGCCTGCTCGGCCGCGGCGGCATGGGCATCGTCTACCTCGCCCACGACACCTCCCTGGGCCGCCCCGTCGCGGTGAAGTTCATCGCCCCCGGCCAGCCCGAGCCCCAGGTGCGCGCGTACTTCGAGACGGAGGCACGCGCCATCGCCCGCCTGCAGCACCCCAACGTCGTCACCGTGTTCCGCGTCGGCTCGGTCGGCGAGCACCCGTACATCGTCTCCGAGTACGTCGTCGGCCGAAGCCTCTCGGAGCTTCCCCACCCCCTCCCCTGGCGGCGCGCCCTCACCATCGGCGTGGGGCTCGCCCGGGGCCTCGCGGCGGCCCACCGGCAGGGCGTGCTCCACCGGGACATCAAGCCCTCCAACGCCCTGGTCACCGCCGATGGCGAGGTGAAGCTGCTCGACTTCGGCCTGGCCGAGCAGTTCGATCCGAGCGAGTCCTCGCGGCCCCCCGGTACGCACGAGCCGGCGGGTACGCCGAACTACATGGCGCCCGAGCTCCTCCTCGGCGTGCCGGCGAGCCCCCAGAGCGACATCTATTCGCTCGGCCTCACCCTCTACAAGTTGTGCACGGGCCATCTCCCATCGCGCCCGTCCCCGAAGGGGGCGGCCGTCAGCGCCCTGGAGCAGGAGAAGGCACTCTCGCGCGGGCTCGGAGGGGACATCGACGCCGACTTCGCCGCCCTCATCCTGCGGTGCCTCGCGCCCGACCCCGCCGAGCGCTTCGCCTCCGCCGACCAGCTCCGCGAGGACCTGGAGCGCCTCGAGCAGCGCCACGCCTCCACGCCGCTCGCCGCGGGCAATCCCTACCGCGGTCTGGCCCCCTTCGAGGCCGAGCACCGCGCGCTCTTCTTCGGACGCGACGCCGACATCCGCGCCGTGCTCGAGCGCCTGCGCCACCAATCCCTGGCACTCGTCGCGGGGGACTCCGGCGTGGGCAAGTCCTCGCTGTGCCGTGCCGGTGTGCTCCCCCGCGTGTCCGCCAGCGCCGTGGACGAGGGCCGTGAAATCTACACGGTCACGCTCTACCCCGGTCACCGGCCGCTCCAGGCGCTCGCCGCCGCGCTCGCGCCCCTGCTCGGCAGGAGGGAGGCGGAGGTCGTCACCGCCCTCACGGACACCCCGGCTTGGCTCGGTCAGGCCCTGCGCGAGGCGTACTCGGGAAAGCGCGGCCTGCTCCTCTTCGTCGACCAGCTCGAGGAGCTCATCACGCTCGCCGAGCCCGTCCAGGCGCTGCGCTTCGCCGCCGTGCTCGGTGAGCTCGCCCTGCCCTCGGCGGGAGTGCGCGTGCTCCTGGCGGTGCGCGGCGACTTCCTCACGCGCGTGTGCGCGCTACCCGGCCTGGGCGACGAGGCCGAGCGCGCGCTCTACATCCTCCGGCCCATGTCGCCCGAGGGCGTGCGCGAGGCCATCGTCGGCCCGGCGCGCAGCCGCGGCGTGGTCTTCGAGTCCAGGGAGCTCATCCAGACGCTCGTCGACTCCACGGCGAACGGCGCGGGCAGCCTGCCCCTGCTCCAGTTCGCGCTCGCCGAGCTGTGGGAGCGGCACAACCCGGCGCACGGCCGCATCACCCGCGCGGCGCTCGACGAGATGGGCGGCGTGGCCGGAGCGCTGTCGCGGCATGCCGACGGGGTGCTCGCGAGGTTGAGCCCGGCCGAGCAGCAGGCGGCGCGGCGGCTCCTGCTCCAGCTCGTGACGGCGGAGGGCACGCGCGGGGAGCGGAGCGAGGAGGAGCTCGTCGCGGCGTCGGATGCCGACTCCCGCGCCGCCCTCCACGCGCTCATCGAGGGCCGGCTCCTCCACGCGAGGAGCACGGGAGGCAAGGCCCGGTATGGCATTGCCCATGACTCGCTCATCACGAGCTGGGGCACGTTGCGCAACTGGCTCGATGACGACATCGGCCACCGCGCGGTGCGCCAGCGCGTCGAGGTGGCGAGCGCCGAGTGGGAGCGCCTGGGCCGCGCCCGGGATGCCCTGTGGGGACAGCGTCAGCTCGACGAGACACGCCCGTTGGACTCCACGACGCTGGGGCCCCGCGAGCACGCCTTCCTCCAGGCCTCGCGCCGCGCCCTGAGCTTCCAGCGGTGGGGGCAGACCGCGGCCCTGCTCCTCGGGGTGCTCGCCCTCGCCGCCCTCTATGGGGGGCTGCGCCTGCAGGCGTACCTCGAGGATGCGCGCTTCGTCGCCGACGCGATGGACACCGCGCGCAAAGCGCTCGCCGAGGGCCGCACCCTGGGACAGGAAGCCCGTGCCCGCCGCGAGGAGGCGCTCGCGCTGTTCGACGGCCGGGCTCCTCCGTCCTCCGGCCCGGACAACCCACCCGGCCCCCATGACCTCCGGCCAACCGCCGAACGGCGATGGGACGAAGCGCTCGGATTGCTCGAGAAGAGCGATGCGGCCCATCTCCGCGCCACCATGTTCCTCGAGAGGGCGCTGGAGCGTGAGCGCGGCCACGCGGAGGCGCGGCGGCTCCTCCTCGAGGTCACCCATGAGCGCATGCTCCTGGCCGAGCACTTCCACCAGCAGCGCATTCTGGACGAGCAGGGACAGCGCCTGGAGCAGTTGCTCGAAGGCGCGGACGACGGCTCCGAATGGCGGCGGCGGCTCTCGGCACCGGCCGAGCTCCAGCTCGTGACATCCCCTCCCGGAGCACGCGTCCGGCTCGAGCGCTACGTCCCCGATGAGCGGGGCGTGCTGCGCCCCCAGTACGTCCAGGAGCTCGGCCAGACGCCCATCACCCGCGCGCTGCTGCCCGCGGGCTCCTATCTCCTCCACATCACCGCGCCCGGCCACGCGCCGGTCGACCTGCCCCTGCTCCTCACGCGGGGCGAAACCGAGCGGCGCCACCTCGAGCTCCCCACCCGCGTGCCTCCTGGCTACGTCTACATCCCTCCCGGTTGCTTCCTCCAGGGCACCGCCAAGCCGGAGGAACTCCGGGAGTTCATGAGCAGCGCGCCCCTCCACCGGACCTGTCTCAACGAGGCCTATCTCATCGGCCGCACGGAGGTGACGTTCGGTGACTGGGTGACCTACCTCGACACCCTCCCCCCGAACGCGGCGGCCCGACGCATCCTCGAGCAACCGCACTTCAGCCACGCCAGAGCCATCACGCTGCGGCATCAGCCCGGCACCGGCTGGGTCTTCTCCTTCCATCGTTCGCGTGAAGGCGTCCTCTCCGCACGGGACGGAGAGCCGTTTCGCTACCCGGACCGTACCCGCCGCGATACCGCCGACTGGCGCCAGTTCCCCCTGTCCGGCGTCTCCGCCGAGGATCTCGCGGGCTATTTCTACTGGCTGGACCACTCGGGGCGTCTGCCTGGAGCGCGCCTGTGCAGCGAGTTCGAATGGGAGCGCGCCGCCCGTGGCGCCGACGGCCGCGAGTACCCGCATGGGGAGCGGCTCCTGCCCGATGACGCCAACATCGACGTGACCTACGCCCGGCAGCCCATGGCCTACGGGCCCGACATGGTCGGCTCCCATCCCATCTCGACGAGCCCCTTCGGACTCGTCGACATGACCGGCAACGCGTACGAGCTCACGCGGCCCGTGACACCGGACCTCGGGCGTATCGTCCTGCGAGGAGGGGGCTGGTACTACGACATCATCATGGCGCTCGCCGCCAACCGCTCGGCTGGCGACCCCACCCAACGCGACCCCGAGATTGGCGTGCGCGTCTGCGCGTCCGTCTCCTCCCGGTAG
- a CDS encoding OmpA family protein, producing MRSRRMGSSTRRASSAAGLAALGVLSAPVARAQDSAAPLTQAIDVQRYKPGPGATDILGVHGARVEGHLGWHLGASLDYASNPLGFLDVRQDDFVYQVVAHQVTVDLMGSLSLWNRFELGVALPITYQSSERGAAITPAFAEGVSGAGVGDLRLVPKAHLYSRGALHLGLALPVLLPTAGGQGFRGGAGVAVRPQVVGEWAPASGVRVVANLGAQVRDELRLFNLRAGTELSLSVGARVPVGERLAVQAQVAGALGLARGSTEAPLEVLASVQYRVRDGLLAHVGGGPGLTRGYGTPGFRLFAGIDWTQPGERARLSRPLPPPAPLAMTPAPVAPLAPSSRPEDLLVTKVQNDCRDVAGSKARLGSTSIVVDEVYFDTAKDVILLESFDTLKQVAAVLKAHPEIHLLRVEGHTDDQGDDASNRDLSQRRADNVRAFLINEGIAANRLESVGYGETRPVDTNKTAKGRENNRRVEFNILKLAGTSIARSAPRG from the coding sequence ATGCGCTCGCGGCGCATGGGCTCCTCCACCCGCCGGGCGTCCTCCGCCGCCGGACTGGCGGCCCTGGGAGTGCTGTCCGCTCCCGTGGCCCGGGCCCAGGACTCCGCCGCCCCCCTGACTCAAGCCATCGACGTGCAGCGCTACAAACCCGGCCCTGGCGCCACGGACATCCTCGGCGTGCACGGTGCGCGGGTGGAGGGACACCTCGGCTGGCACCTGGGCGCCTCGCTCGACTACGCGAGCAACCCGCTGGGCTTCCTCGACGTGCGGCAGGATGACTTCGTCTACCAGGTGGTGGCCCACCAGGTGACGGTGGACCTGATGGGCTCGCTGTCGCTGTGGAACCGCTTCGAGCTGGGCGTGGCGCTGCCCATCACCTACCAGTCCTCCGAGCGGGGCGCCGCCATCACCCCCGCCTTCGCGGAGGGCGTGAGCGGCGCGGGCGTGGGAGACCTGCGGCTGGTGCCCAAGGCGCACCTGTACTCGAGGGGCGCGCTGCACCTGGGCCTCGCCCTCCCCGTGCTGCTGCCCACCGCGGGCGGCCAGGGTTTCCGTGGCGGCGCGGGCGTGGCCGTGCGGCCCCAGGTGGTGGGGGAGTGGGCCCCCGCGAGCGGCGTGCGCGTGGTGGCCAACCTGGGCGCCCAGGTGCGCGACGAGCTGCGACTCTTCAACCTGCGCGCCGGCACCGAGCTGTCCCTGTCGGTCGGAGCCCGGGTGCCCGTGGGCGAGCGGCTCGCCGTGCAGGCCCAGGTCGCGGGCGCGCTCGGGCTGGCGCGCGGTTCCACGGAGGCTCCGCTGGAGGTGCTCGCCTCGGTGCAATACCGCGTGCGTGACGGACTGCTGGCGCACGTGGGCGGAGGCCCGGGCCTCACGCGCGGTTACGGCACTCCCGGCTTCCGCCTCTTCGCGGGTATCGACTGGACCCAACCCGGCGAGCGCGCTCGGCTCTCCCGGCCGCTGCCTCCTCCCGCGCCCCTCGCCATGACGCCCGCTCCCGTGGCGCCCCTCGCGCCCTCCTCGCGGCCCGAGGACCTCCTCGTGACGAAGGTCCAGAACGACTGCCGCGACGTGGCCGGGAGCAAGGCCCGCCTGGGGAGCACGAGCATCGTCGTGGACGAGGTCTACTTCGACACGGCGAAGGACGTCATCCTGCTCGAGTCCTTCGACACGCTGAAGCAGGTGGCGGCGGTGCTGAAGGCCCACCCGGAGATCCACCTGCTGCGCGTGGAGGGCCACACGGACGACCAGGGCGATGACGCCAGCAACAGGGACCTGTCGCAGCGCAGGGCGGACAACGTGCGCGCCTTCCTCATCAACGAGGGCATCGCCGCGAACCGGCTGGAGTCGGTGGGCTACGGCGAGACGCGGCCCGTGGACACGAACAAGACGGCGAAGGGCCGGGAGAACAACCGCCGCGTCGAGTTCAACATCCTGAAGCTCGCGGGGACCTCCATCGCCCGGAGCGCGCCTCGAGGGTGA
- a CDS encoding DUF11 domain-containing protein translates to MRTQSSSFSRQWFAPMSWAMTLLLSLPLLLAGSGQALGMSQRPDFRETYKSVENRSRTADMAWPGDRLRYTITTTNTGDDVSRDTKLTDRLPAQLQYVPGTMMLNDRSVTDQPGDDVAWFNDATRTLTLYLGRDATPTQGGKMAIGESVTFTFEACR, encoded by the coding sequence ATGCGAACCCAATCCTCATCCTTCTCGCGGCAGTGGTTCGCGCCGATGTCCTGGGCGATGACCCTGCTGCTCTCCCTGCCCCTGCTGCTGGCTGGCTCCGGCCAGGCCCTGGGCATGAGCCAGCGCCCGGACTTCCGGGAGACGTACAAGTCGGTGGAGAACCGCTCGCGCACCGCCGACATGGCATGGCCGGGCGATCGTCTCCGCTACACCATCACGACCACCAACACGGGCGACGACGTCTCCCGGGACACGAAGCTCACGGATCGGCTGCCCGCCCAGCTCCAGTACGTCCCCGGCACCATGATGTTGAACGACCGGAGCGTGACCGACCAACCGGGGGATGACGTGGCGTGGTTCAACGACGCCACGCGCACCCTCACCCTCTACCTGGGTAGGGACGCCACGCCGACCCAGGGCGGGAAGATGGCCATCGGTGAGTCGGTCACATTCACGTTCGAGGCGTGTCGCTGA
- a CDS encoding alpha/beta fold hydrolase: MATLKTKSGVEIYYKDWGKGQPVVFSHGWPLNSDMWEYQMMFLAERGYRVIAHDRRGFGRSSQPWEGYDYGHFADDLAELINALDLRDIVLVGFSMGGGEVARYLARHGKSRVAKAALIGAVTPFLLKTEAHPVGAPKDLFDGLRAGILADRPQFFTDFGKLFTGANRPDAKVSQGLLTWTLSMALMASLKGTHDCVAAFSETDFREDLAAFTLPTLVVHGDDDQIVPLDFSGKLAAEMIPGARLEVYPGAPHALYFTHKDRLNADLLSFIRG; this comes from the coding sequence ATGGCCACGCTGAAGACGAAGTCCGGAGTGGAAATCTATTACAAGGACTGGGGCAAGGGGCAGCCCGTGGTCTTCAGCCATGGCTGGCCGCTGAACTCGGACATGTGGGAATACCAGATGATGTTCCTCGCCGAGCGGGGCTATCGCGTCATCGCCCATGACCGCCGGGGATTCGGCCGCTCGAGCCAGCCGTGGGAGGGTTATGACTACGGCCACTTCGCCGATGACCTGGCGGAGTTGATCAACGCGCTCGACCTTCGCGACATCGTCCTCGTGGGCTTCTCGATGGGCGGTGGCGAGGTCGCTCGCTATCTGGCCCGCCATGGCAAGAGCCGCGTCGCCAAGGCGGCGTTGATTGGCGCGGTGACGCCCTTCCTGCTGAAGACGGAGGCGCATCCGGTCGGCGCGCCGAAGGATCTGTTCGACGGGCTTCGCGCGGGCATCCTCGCCGACCGCCCGCAGTTCTTCACCGACTTCGGCAAGCTCTTCACCGGGGCCAACCGCCCGGATGCGAAGGTTTCGCAGGGGCTCCTCACCTGGACCCTGTCCATGGCGCTGATGGCGTCGTTGAAGGGCACCCATGACTGCGTCGCCGCCTTCAGCGAGACCGACTTCCGCGAGGACCTGGCGGCCTTCACCCTGCCCACGCTCGTCGTTCACGGCGACGATGATCAAATCGTCCCGCTCGACTTCAGCGGCAAGCTCGCGGCGGAGATGATTCCGGGCGCGCGCCTCGAGGTCTATCCGGGCGCGCCGCACGCGCTGTACTTCACGCACAAGGACCGGCTGAACGCGGACCTGCTGTCCTTCATCCGGGGCTGA
- a CDS encoding cytochrome c3 family protein: MAWIFTRRANTVARVAAAGLLGTPVLVVFLLWLYAWSPLAQNMRYPVPQPVQFDHRHHAGDEAIDCRYCHSTVEVSSSAGYPSVSTCLNCHSQIWTQSPLLEPVRQYYFADRPIPWNRVHNLPDFVYFNHSIHVAKGVGCVTCHGRVDLMPAVMQAQPLSMGWCLECHRDPAPHLRPLEAITSMRWRPRPGDPAAEELARRYDVHPRTNCTTCHR, from the coding sequence ATGGCCTGGATCTTCACACGACGTGCGAACACGGTGGCCCGGGTGGCCGCCGCGGGGCTGCTGGGCACTCCGGTGCTCGTTGTGTTCCTGCTCTGGCTCTACGCCTGGAGCCCGCTGGCGCAGAACATGCGTTACCCGGTTCCGCAGCCGGTGCAGTTCGATCACCGCCACCACGCGGGCGACGAGGCCATCGACTGCCGCTACTGCCACAGCACCGTCGAGGTCTCCTCCAGCGCCGGCTACCCCTCGGTGTCCACCTGCCTCAACTGCCACTCGCAGATCTGGACGCAGAGCCCGCTGCTGGAGCCCGTACGCCAGTACTACTTCGCCGACCGGCCCATTCCATGGAACCGCGTCCACAACCTGCCGGACTTCGTCTACTTCAACCACTCCATCCACGTGGCCAAGGGCGTGGGGTGCGTCACCTGCCACGGGCGGGTGGACCTGATGCCGGCGGTGATGCAGGCGCAACCGCTGTCCATGGGCTGGTGCCTGGAGTGCCACCGGGACCCGGCCCCGCACCTGCGCCCGCTGGAGGCCATCACCTCCATGCGCTGGCGGCCTCGCCCGGGTGACCCGGCGGCCGAGGAGCTGGCGCGCCGCTACGACGTCCACCCGCGAACGAACTGCACGACATGCCACCGCTGA
- a CDS encoding ADYC domain-containing protein, translated as MKTWNKSLIASMCLLFTTPAFSASPASSRSQSPASAAVSTVAPVSETERYARRCQSHAPDRGNKPQGTLLWGTRKEWSARHQGDERRSVLVSVDLEAPLRSDAQVGSPRLEKGRLVGSSQTATSLVGTVLRGTSSQGKPVEVALCGAEPSPTDPDVVWYRIEAWNPVAQEWENPCAAIGTVSDPRALAVSGVWDASGAHHDVPGKFTLACETGVISKCISWGYKPWASWNGQSLAELHQACTRMARADYCGNGQSHTREGTVIDIYDGLGVLSRTTESSASWEPSRATFEAAWAPDGATCLSRTRDGQAMEKILQECPERFHVGEPVDLGQGDRCTVQRVDMNKGTTLLRNQSYERLQGASAQAAAP; from the coding sequence ATGAAGACGTGGAACAAATCCCTTATTGCCTCGATGTGTCTGCTGTTCACCACGCCCGCGTTCTCCGCGAGCCCGGCGTCCTCTCGATCCCAGAGCCCGGCGAGCGCGGCGGTCAGCACGGTGGCCCCGGTGTCCGAGACCGAGCGGTACGCGCGCCGCTGCCAGAGCCACGCGCCTGACCGCGGCAACAAGCCTCAGGGCACGCTCCTGTGGGGCACCCGGAAGGAGTGGAGCGCCAGGCACCAGGGTGACGAGCGACGCAGCGTGCTCGTCTCGGTCGACCTGGAAGCGCCGCTCCGCAGCGATGCCCAGGTGGGGAGTCCGCGATTGGAGAAGGGGCGCCTGGTGGGCTCCTCCCAGACCGCCACCAGCCTGGTGGGCACCGTGCTCCGGGGCACCTCCAGTCAGGGCAAACCCGTGGAGGTCGCCCTGTGCGGCGCCGAGCCCTCGCCCACGGACCCCGACGTGGTCTGGTACCGCATCGAGGCCTGGAACCCGGTGGCCCAGGAGTGGGAGAACCCCTGCGCGGCCATCGGCACCGTCTCCGATCCGCGGGCGCTGGCGGTGAGCGGCGTCTGGGATGCCAGCGGAGCGCACCACGACGTGCCGGGCAAGTTCACCCTGGCGTGCGAGACCGGCGTCATCTCCAAGTGCATCAGCTGGGGCTACAAGCCCTGGGCCAGCTGGAACGGGCAATCCCTGGCGGAGTTGCATCAGGCCTGCACCCGCATGGCCCGCGCCGACTACTGCGGCAACGGCCAGAGCCACACCCGCGAAGGCACCGTCATCGACATCTACGACGGGCTGGGCGTGCTCTCACGGACGACGGAGTCCTCTGCGAGCTGGGAGCCCTCGCGCGCCACCTTCGAGGCGGCCTGGGCGCCTGACGGAGCCACGTGCCTGTCGCGAACCCGGGATGGGCAAGCGATGGAGAAGATCCTCCAGGAGTGCCCGGAGCGCTTCCACGTGGGCGAGCCGGTGGATCTGGGACAGGGGGACCGCTGCACCGTGCAGCGCGTGGACATGAACAAGGGGACGACGCTGCTGCGAAACCAGTCGTACGAACGCCTGCAGGGCGCCTCGGCCCAGGCAGCGGCCCCTTGA